Within the Pseudomonas sp. SL4(2022) genome, the region AGAAAAGACCGGTGGCTTGGGTAGTCGAATTAATGCCCGATTCGCTGCTGTTGGTGGTGCTGATATTCAGGTTCCTACTCGTACAGATAAGGCTCGGGCTGTGAGCTTCGACGAATGATCCTGCTCGATACCAATGTGCTTTCAGAGCTGATGCGGGCCAAGCCGGCACCAGAGGTTCTTGCCTGGATCGATGCCCAGCCGACAAGTCAGCTTTTTATCAGCTCTATTACTGTTGCTGAGATCCTCTACGGCATCGCGCGCATGGCAGACGGCAAGCGTAAGCAAGGTTTGTTGGATCTGGCCACGCTGATGTTTGATGAGGACTTTGCCGGCCGCATTCTTTCGTTTGATTCAGATGCGGCAGTTCACTACGCAGCGTTGGCGGCTGAGAGTGAGGCGAAAGGTAAGGTCGTGGATATGGCGGATGGTCAGATTGCTGCCATCGCTGCCCTGCATGATGCGCGAGTTGCCACACGCAATGTTCGGCACTTCGACCACCTAGGCGTTCCCGTTATCAATCCTTGGGAAGCCTGAGTCCAGGGCGATTCCATCCCCGTTGGTTCAGAGCGCTCATAGAGTTCTATGAGCTTCTCCCGCCTATAGGCTGCCGAACTTATAACCGCTCCACAGAATTATGGGGTTCTGTCCTGGGGTATCTTCTGCTGCGGCAGTTATTAGGCCGTCCTTGACTCGCCATACGACTAGCTTCTTCCCGAAAGGATCGGTGCCGAATTTGGCTCCTGGCATTTGATCGAGGCGTGGATAGTCAGCAAGCTTTCTCGATAGGTAATCGTCTAGAAGGTCAAAGCTTCCGGCCGCAAATTCGATGCGCACGTTGGTGAGCTTATTTTTGGAGAAGAAGAAAGTTACCAGGCGTGCCGGAATGTTGTCATAGGCATTACTGATATTCGTGGAGCACAGATAGTCATTTTGCTCGGTAATGCGTTCTGCAGGGCCCAGATTACCATAGCATTTTAGTTTGTGACCGCGCGCCTCATTCTCTCTGATGACTGCGGCTTGATCTCGCACTGAATAATAATCTGGCGATTCTGAATAGGTGGGCGTGCCAAGGCGTGCATACCAGTCGGAAATTGCGTGCTGGTAATGCAGCGGTAGTAAGGGGAATAGGAGATTTGCGACCCCGTACAACACAGCCACTAATAAGATAGTTTTTAGGAGTTTCATAGATTTCCTTGTCAAAGATAAGGCCACCGATCTCACCTAGGTGGCAGCAATCATCAGAAGCGTGTGAGTAAAAGCAGGCCCGGAACAATAACGATTAAAAAAGCTAAGCGCTGCTTTCTCCAGGGGAGCCATAGATATGTGATGGCTACTAGCGCTGCTGCAATAAAGAACAGCAATTTGCTCACCGTAATCGCGACCGCATAGCAGTACATGACGCTGTTTTGCGTGGCAGGAGGGGAGAAGTAGCAATCAGCCGAGAACCCAGCGAGGGCAAGCCATCCAATAGCTCCAAACGATAGGCTTACCCAGAAGGTGAATATAGCGATCGTTTTCATTGGCATCCTGCCGCTTCTAAATGTGTGGGCACGCCGTAGTCACTTTGTAGTCACTAACGCGCACAAAAAAGGGCTTACCTTTCGGTAAGCCCTTGTTTTGTTTGGTGGCTACGCAGGGACTTGAACCCCGGACCCCAGCATTATGAAATTTCGGCACTACATGTCGTCAAAGCTGGAAGCCAGCAACTACGGGCTTTCCAGTCGTATTATTACCCCGTTCGATGTGGCTGCTGTGTGTTGCAGACTCCTTTCGGGACACCTCTCGTTGTTGCGTGTTGCGCAACATGCTAGGCTTTGGCGATGATCAAATCTTTCCAGCACAAAGGGCTTCGTAAGCTCTTCGAAACGGGTAGCACGGCTGGCGTGCAGGCTGCTCATGCTAAGCGGTTGAGGTTGCAGCTTGCTGCTTTGGATACAGCCCTGTCTGTCGATGATATGGATATCCCAGGCTTCCGCCTGCATCCGCTCAAGGGTGAGCAGCGAGGGCGCTGGTCGATCATGGTGAACGGCAACTGGCGGCTGACGTTCGAATTTCGCGACGGAAACGCTTACGTCCTGGACTATGAGGATTACCACTAATGAATATGCATAACCCCCCACACCCTGGTGAGTTCATCAACGATATCTATCTGGAGCCTAACGGCATCAGCGGCCGCGAGCTGGCGGTAAATCTTGGTGTAGCACCATCGACTTTGAGTCGTGTCCTGAAAGGCACAAGCCGCGTAACTCCTGAAATGGCCCTGCGCCTGTCGGTAGCCCTTGGTCGTTCGCCTGAAAGCTGGCTGTCTATGCAGGATGCTTACGACTTATGGAATGCCCGCCAGCATGTGGACTTGCAGCATGTTGGCAAGCTGGCTTTTGCTTGAATAAGCGAACGTGCCATTTTTAGTGTTGAGTCAGTCCCTGACACAGTTCGAACACAAAGTAGGCTCCACAGCCGAGACATAAACACCACACACCAAAGGTCGTCGGATGAAAATCTCGCTCATTGAAAACGGACTTGACTCATTAAAGAAAGGTTACAACTTTCTAGGAGCTTATGAGCGTTATCTAGCCGACGGCGCGGACGACGCCCAGCGCTTTTCCGCACTAAAAGATTCGGTGCTTTCAATACAGCACGGTATTGAAATACTATTCAAATACGCACTAAAAGAGCATAACGAGTTACTATTATTTACCGATTTATCCAAACTTAAGCAAGCGTTCAAAAGCCGCAGAAATGGAGAAATTGTTGAGCTTTATGAAGCGGAAGGAGTGCACACCGTAACTTTCAAGGAGTCAATCGAGCGGTTGATAGATATTTGCGGGCTTCCTATAACGGAAAAATTCAAGAAAAAACTACTAAAAGTAGAAGGCTGGAGAAACAATATCACTCACAGCGGTGTGCTCTTGCTGGAAAATGAAGTGTCTAGCGTTTTGATCAATCTGCTTGAAGAGCTAGATAACTTCTTCGGTCCGATCATTGGCGCGCCATATCTAGAGGGCCAAGGCCGCACTGAACTTAATAGAGCCTACAGGTTAACCAAAGCGGTATATGGCGAATTAGAAAATAAGGTGAAAGCGCTAATAGTAGAGCGCCTAATCCATGCTTTACAGGTGCACGATGTAAAAAATATAACTGCGCCAGATGTTTTTTACATTGATAATGCAGATACTGCTTTTTCAATCCTGAGAAAGATACAGGGGGAAAACATAAATTATGGCTGCGATCTGATTAACGGCCACTGCTCCGGTAATGCAAAAGTTATTAATCTCAGTGATAGCAAGATAATCACTATCTCCACGGTTGATAATAATGCAAACTATCAGTTTTCTCTTGATTCCATAGTGGTCTATATACCTGAAATCCAGAGTGATATTTCACCGCTGATATTTATGTATGCTAAAAGTATTGAGCCTTCAGATAGGGCATATATCAGAGGTGCGGATGATTATACCGTTCAGCATGGAATTGTTTTTAACGAAGACGGTATCGAGCGGTGGGAGAAAAGTTATTATGAGCAGTCGATTGAAGATTACGATTCCGATTATCCTAAGCTTCCGGCGCACAAAGAGCTTATTCGATTTTTATCAGATGGTCCGATATGCTTTCTGAACGTTCAGAAATTAGAATACGGTAACGCAAATCGGCTAATGAATCGCAGGGCATTTCCTTCTGGAAGATCATTTTTTGAAGCTTTCAAAGCGGATCTTGAAGCCAAATAAGCACGTTGATTCTTCGCTACTTGCTTAGAGCATTCATTCCTGGCTTGCGATCGTAGACTTATGAGAAAGTGCCATTTCCCTTGGTATCTGCACCAGCTCCTAAATTCGGGTCTTCTAGCCTGCTTAGACTGTCATTTCCACTCATTAGCCTTAGGCTGCGGCTCGGAGTGGCAGACTCCTAATTCGCTTCACCCTATCACCGCACGTAAATTTACTCAGAAGGTTATTTCTTTTCACGTGTGAGCTCTAGTCCGCCCAGTTTATCGATCTAAGCTTTAATATTTCGGAGTGAACCGTGCCGCTATAGTCCATGACCATCTTGAACATGGTTCTACTAACGGCTTGATCAAATTCCTCTTCTTCGGTCAGAAGAGTTCCCCCGAGAGAACGGTAAAGCTCATCCACCTTCTGTAGCGACGGCCCTTTAGGCTCTAAGATCGTTTTATCCTTCCTGGCTCTGGTTGCAAGTGTGTCCATGTCTCTTATCATGTCTTCGCGCATATCAATAAGCTTTGACTTTAGATCATCAATGGATCTGCTTAAGTATTTGTAATCTTTTTCTTGCAGGTGCTTTTGTGCCTTAGTTCGATTGAATGATTCATTTATGCAGCGGGAATAAACTCGATCAATAACGACGCTGTATGGGTCAAATTTTTCCAGCGCAAATAGTTGAGGCTCTGTGCATTCAAGCAAATCTCCTGAGACCATATTTCTCAGATAGTCATTTCTTTTTATTACGTATAATTCAACGTTGGCAGCCTCAATCGCGGTCTTTGCGGTCGTAAGCTCAAGGTTCTTGCTTTTTAGCTCAATTTCACGTTGTGCTATTGTCTCTTCAAGAGTCGCGATTTTATATAAAGGAATAACGGTATAGTACAAAGCCCATGCGCTAAAAACACAAAGCAATATTTGCGAAATATGGCTAAGGCGCCCAAGCCATGCGTCCCATAACGCTTTAGTCATTTCTGTTCCTCGTGCGGCGAGTCGCTCAGTTTTTCAAAAGGGACTATTTGTCCTAATTCATTGAATGCCGCGACATACTCGAACTCCATCTCCGCTCTCATCGGCTCGAAGTATTCGTTTTTACTGCTGCGATAGATGATATGGCCATTTTTCTTTGGGGCTCCTTCTCTACGTAGCAAGATAAAGACTCCTTGCTCGTCCTTAAACCCAGCTACATGCCCCGTCTCTATGCCCAAGTGACCGCAGGCGTGCCTGAAGCCTTGTGCTTTGTCTTTGTTAGCGAAGTAAATTACGTCGAGATAGATTTCATCTTCGGCATCAAGCGTGCTGATTTTGGTGGCAGTGAGCGGGGGTAGGCCTGGAAGTTGCTCTAGGCTCGATGGCTCTTTGAGCCTGTACTCGGTGCTGTAGGTGCCGAGGAATACCAGCGCTTCGTTCACCAGATCGCACTCTGGCACCAGCACTTTGTAGATGTGGGGGAATGTTACGTTTGTCTTCGGGCACGTGTAGCGGTCATCGGTGTTTGACCTGCGCAGGTGCTCGAAGCTCGCCATGTCGATGATGTTTCCCACGTCCGTCTCCCTGGAGTCATGTCTTTCGGCTAAACCACCGCCGGGCTACTTCCGCTATTACCTGCTGCTCGCCTCTTGTTCTTGGTTGGCCTCTTCATGCGCTGGAGAGACTTGCCCGCATTCTGGAGCAACCTTGCCGGTTACGAGCCACAAGGCGTACTGCGGAAAAACTTCGACTACAGCTTCGATCTCTGCATCGCTTAACCGAGCTTTGCCAGTCCGGATATTTCCCCAGCGGTAACGATCGATCCCCGTCTGCTTTTCAAACCAGACGCTAGTCCGACGCTTATCGAAAAGGCTTATAAGGCGGTCTTTTATCATGCCTAAAAATTCTACTCAGTAGATTGTACTCAGTATTAAGTACACAGTATTCTGTCGTCACTAAGTAAATGTTACTTAGTTGTTTGTAGGGGCGATTCTGGGCTTCCGGCTTGCAAGTCCCTTTTAACCACAGTTTATGAGCATTTCAGAGGCAGGGATAGGCAATGACTACACAGCATGTAAACGAACCACCTTTCGATGTGAGCTTTGATCTGGATGGCAAGCGAGTGATCTATCTCGACTGTCGCAACGCCCTCATGTGTAGCAAAGAGGTGTACGCGGCAATGTTGGGTGTCAGCGTCGATACCGTTATTGCCTGGATGCAAAACGGCACTGTTCCCAGCGTAAAGATGGGCCGGCCGCGCGTCGTCAACCTTGCTCAGATTCGTACCGATCTGGCCAAAGGTAAAACCATCTTCTCTCAAGGGGACTACGTCGATGAGTAATCGAAACGACGCGTCGCCATTCAAGGTAGATGGTGATGTTGTGCCGCTGGGTACAGGCATTGGCGATGTGTGCAGCATCGTCACCTTTGCCACGGCCTGCGGCATCCCTGTTGATGACGTGGTTGAGCTGCTTGAGAACGGCACCTTTCCAAGCATCGTCACGGCTGACACTCGTAAGGTCAATGTTGCTCTGCTACGTGCTGACCTTATCGGCGGTAAGGAGAGCTTCAACGAGGGGGATTACAGCCATGATTAGCCAGTGCCCTGAACTCGGCCTCGACAACGCTCTGGCCTACCTGGGCAAAACCGTATTGGTGGAGCTGGTTTGGGGGGATGAACCGGAGTCCTTCTGGCAGTGCATGCACATCGTCGGTGCTGTGCTGCCGATGGAAGGCGTTTACAAAAACGCTTACTTCCTGACCTTCGAAGTTAGCGGCAAAAGCCAGTTTCCTAACGAGGTTTTCCTTTCGGACATCCGCACCATCAGGGCAGTACGGCACCGCGACCGGCATGGTTCCGGCAACGTACTGGACCGTATTGCCCTCCCAAATATGGCTGGGTCAAGGGCCGCGCTCCCGGCTCGTCGGAACAGCTCCACCGTTCCGTCGAACGGAAGCACGGGCGCAGCGCACCCTTGACGCTGCGTGACTATGAGCAGCCTATCAGCGGGAGTATGGGGTAGCTTCTCCGCCCCATGCTCCCGAGCCCTCGGCGGCAAGAGCGGGATGACAAGGGCCGCGCCCTTGGTGTGCTTTGCCTTGTGTCATCAGCGCCGCCCGCACCAAGCCTCTCTGCTCAACCATGAGCATTCCCTCATGCACCGACCACCTCGCGCGCCGGACTTCCGGCCGGCTCTCCTTGCGTTGGTTCTGCTGCTGATCCTGGCGGCGCCCTGGAGTACCCGAGTAGCGACCGTGCCGCCGGCTAATCAAATGAAAAGCATATGGATGGATTTAGAGAGCGGATGCGAGCGCGCTGGCACGGGTGCACGCGAGGCACGAGCGCGCAGGTGCGCCGCGCGCTCGCTGACGTCCCTGTAACACGTCAGATAACTAACTGTTGAAACAGTGGCAACCAGTCAATAAAGGGGTATCGAATGTCAGTTAAAGATCTAATCCGAGTCGATAGACAAACCGGTCTTGAGTCAGACAAAGGTCTGCTCTTTCTCGACATTGGTCAGACGGGTTTCGCTGACCTGTCAGGCGTTCGTCTGCTGCGCTGCGGCGTCGATACCGTGCGCCAGCTTTACCGGGGGATGATCCGCCCGGAAATCATGGCGCTGTTTGAGACTCCGGGCGTCATGGTTGATTTTGCTGGCCAGCGTTGGCATTCGGGCCGGGTAGGGCGTGACTCCGGCTACCAGTACAAGCTGCAGAATGCAGACCTGGGCATCATCCTGTTGGTGAAGAACTTCAACGCCAAGCTGGACTGTATCGGCCCCCATCTGAAAATCGAAGTGTCACCGCACACCATCGATAGCCTGTCGCCCGAGCGCCTGCAGTCCCGGTTAGATTTCTATGCTGCCCAGGTGCTGACCCACTTGGAAATCAACCAGTGTGCCGTCCACCTTGCATTAGACCTGCAGGGCTGGACGCCTCCCGCCGATCTGGTGGCCCGCATGCACTGTAAGGCCCGGACGCACCGTGATATTTCCGGCATCAGTGAAATCAGCTGGGCGACCAAATCCAGCACCTATGGCCGCGGTGAAACCTCGATGTTTGGTTCTGCCGGTGGCGTGCAACTGTGTATCTACAACAAAACCGAGCAGGCCAGGGCCAGCGACAAGCTCGACTACTGGGAAAGCGTTTGGCGTCGTCGTGACAGCTTCGATTCAGCAGACCCGGAGAACTACGACCCCGAACAACCGGTATGGCGTGTAGAGCTGCGTTATCACCACTCCATCATTCAGCAGTTCGCTAGCGGCTCCCTGGATGTGAAAACCGGTGAAATCATCGACACCCGTTCGTTTGCAGCCTTTGCCGGGCATCTGGACGGGCTGTGGCGCTATGGCCTGCGTCAATTCAAGCTGCTTGCGCGCCCTGGTTACTACGCGCCGATCTGGACGCTGATTCGCGATGATGTGCGCGTGGATCTACCGGTTGATTCCCTGCTCGATGACACCGAGTACAAGCGCTACTACAAAACCTCTCGGGGCTTCTCCGGCAAGAACGTGGAACTCTTCCTGGGAAACTTCGTAAGCCTGCTGGCACGGGAGCGAGTGGGCGCTAGAAAAGCATTTCACACGCTCAAGGATTGGGCATGCTGGCCCGTTATTCGCGATCACTATGCCGCTAAGGGCATGGATGAAGACAGGCTGTATAAGCACATCAAGGGCATTCTTGAAGAGCGCCATATCCGGTGGGGTAGGGCCGTATGATCACCAAAGGCGAGAACGGCTGGGATGTCGATTTCTGGCTGGATCGTTCGGCCGGTATCCGTAAGCGCAAGAAGGCATTTCGCACCAAGTCCGAGGCTGAGCGCTGGATGATCGACCTCAAGCGCCAATACTCGTTACGCGGACGTGATCCAGGCGAGCGCTTATCTGATCTGGTTAACGTGTGGCATGAGTTGCACGGCTGCACCCTGAAAGACAAATACCGACTGCCGCGCACCCTGGCTGTGGTTGAGCTGCTGGGTAACCCGATAGCCTCCAGCCTGACTGCCCTGGATTTCAGTCGCTTTCGTATGGAGCGCTTGAAGACCTGCACCGCCTCGACGGTCAACCATGAGCATCGCTACATCAAATCCGTGTTCAATGAGCTAATCCGCCTGGGTGTCTGGAATGAAGCCAACCCCGTAGCCAACCTGCGGCAATTGAAAGTGGATGAGGTAGAGCTGACGTTCTTGAGCCTGGACGATTGCCGTCTCGTCCTCGATGAATGCGCCGCGTCGAACAACAGCCATACGCTGCCTGTCGCCAAGCTGTGCCTTGCGACGGGTGCTCGATGGGATGAAGCCGAAAGCATCACACGGGCGGAAGTTGCAAACGGTCTAGTCAGGTTTGCCAGGACGAAAAACGGCAAGGGTCGATCAGTGCCTATACCGGCTGACCTGCAAGCGCTGATATTGGAGCGGGGTTATCCAGGGGGAGGGCGCTTGTTCAGTTCGTGCCGGTCGGCATTCCGCAAAGCCTATGAGCGAACAGGGCTACACACGCCCGGCCAGCTAACTCACATCCTGCGCCACACCTTCGCCAGCCACTACATGATGCAGGGCGGGAACATCCTGGCGTTACAGAAAATCCTTGGGCATGGCGATATCAAGATGACGATGCGCTATTCGCATCTTGCCCCTGATCACTTCGCCACGGCATTGACCTTCTCGCCGCTGGCTTTGCTTGATAAGGCTTGAATATCTCTTATAGGCTGTCTGTGGGGACAGGTTTTGAGCCAGACCCTAGAGATTCCTTTGGTGTCTCTTGTTCGGTACTAATTGGACAGGATGTAGGAAGCATATGGCAGGGAAAACGTGTTTCGTAGTTATGGCAATCGGTAATCAGACCTTCAATGGCGAGCAAGTCTCTTCTTCTGACCTTAAGGCGAAGTATGACAGTCTGATCAAAGAGGCAATTCTGAAAGCTCGACCCAGGCTGGAGGTGGTACGAGCTGATGAAGTTTCGGTCCCAGGCACAATTACTACCGATATCATCACGCGTCTGATGCACTCGGACTACGTAGTAGCTGACGTCACTTATCCGAACCCTAACGTTTTTTACGAACTTGGCCTACGCCACGCTTGTAAGGTAGGCACCATCATTATCAGGGACAAAGCTGTAGACAGCGTTCCCTTCGACATCGCACACCTCCGGTACATTGAGTACACGAACACGACTCTAGGCTTGAAGGAGCTAGCTACACAGCTCGGCACTTATTTCGATCATTTTGATAAGCAGCCAGAGCGTCCAGATAATCATTTTTTGGAGCTTGCTAAGCTTACTGGGTATGCCTTTCCGGATTATAAAAAGGAAGAAGACGTGCCCCTTGAGATGCAGGCATTTATGGGGCTTTTGGACTCCCCTGAGCTCTTATCTGCTCTTATTCAGCAGGGGCAGGGTGGGCCAGTGGATGAAATGGAGACGATTCGATTGCTTATGTCGAATCCCAAGGTTGCCCAGCCATTTATCCAGGGGATGGTTAAGTCGGGTCAAATTTCCTTTGCTCCGAAAAGTAAAAAACCTTCAGCGCGCAAGAAATAGTCTTTGAGTCTCCCCTGCCTCTTCAGTGAGGCGGGGTGAGTCAATATTGGGACACCTTTGGGACACCCAGAAAACAAAAAAGGGCTTAGCTTTCGCTAAACCCTTGTTTTGTTTGGTGGCTACGCAGGGACTTGAACCCCGGACCCCAGCATTATGAATGCTATGCTCTAACCAACTGAGCTACGTAGCCGATGTGGCGCGCATTATTCGCGTCTTGGGGGTGGGTGTCAACCCTTCTTTTCGAAAATTTCTGCGCGCGATCAAGCGCTTACACGTTAAAACGGAAATGCATGACGTCGCCATCCTTGACGATGTATTCCTTGCCTTCCAGTCGCCATTTACCCGCTTCTTTAGCCCCGGCTTCGCCTTTGTATTGGATGAAGTCGTTGTAGGCGATGACCTCGGCGCGGATAAAGCCTTTTTCGAAGTCGGTGTGGATGACAGCGGCCGCTTGCGGTGCCGTGGCGCCGACTTTGACGGTCCAGGCGCGTACTTCTTTCACGCCTGCAGTAAAGTAGGTTTGCAGGTTAAGCAACTCGTAGCCGGCGCGGATAACGCGATTGAGGCCAGGTTCTTCCAGGCCTAGAGCATCGAGGAACATGTCCTTCTCTTCACCGTCATCGAGTTCGGCGATTTCGGCTTCGATTTTATTACACACGGGCACCACCGGAGCGCCTTCGGCGTCAGCGATGGCTTGCACCACGTCGAGCAGCGGGTTGTTCTCGAAGCCGTCTTCGGCGACGTTGGCGATGTACATCACGGGCTTGCTGGTGAGCAGGTGGAAGCCGCGTACCAGAGCCTTTTCATCATCGCTCAGGGTTTTCATGAGGGTGCGTGCAGGCTTGCCCTCGGTAAAGTGGGGGATGAGCTTTTCCAGCAGGCCTTTCTGGGTGACCGCTTCTTTGTCACCACCCTTGGCGTTGCGAGTGACTTTCTGCAGTTGCTTTTCGCAGCTGTCGAGGTCGGCGAAGATCAGTTCAAGGTCAATGATCTCAATATCGCGCTTGGGGTCGACGCTGTTGGCAACGTGAATCACGTTGTCGTCCTGGAAGCAGCGCACCACATGGGCAATGGCGTCGGTTTCGCGGATGTTGGCGAGGAATTTGTTGCCCAGGCCTTCGCCTTTGGAGGCGCCTTCTACCAGGCCGGCGATGTCGACGAATTCCATGGTGGTGGGAATCACGCGCTCGGGTTTAACGATTTCTGCCAGGGCGTCGAGGCGTGGGTCGGGCATAGGGACGATGCCGCTGTTGGGTTCGATGGTGCAGAACGGAAAGTTCTCGGCCGCGATCCCGGATTTGGTGAGGGCGTTGAACAGGGTGGACTTGCCGACATTGGGCAGGCCGACGATGCCGCAGTTAAATCCCATGATGGTTCCCTCGCGCGCTGGCGATAAAAGTTAGGAGGTGGCTTTCTGGCTGTGCAGTTTACGCATGGCGACGGTCCAGTCGCCGGCGAGTATTTCCGGCATTACATCCAGTGCGAAGCCAATGCTGGTATCCAATAAATCTTGTTCGCTGCGAGGCGCGCGGCCCAAAACGAAACTGGAGACCAGGCTGCTGTGCCCAGGATGGCCAATGCCAAGCCGTAGGCGGTGGAAATTATTTTGATTGCCGAGTTGGGCGATGATGTCGCGCAGCC harbors:
- a CDS encoding tyrosine-type recombinase/integrase; the encoded protein is MITKGENGWDVDFWLDRSAGIRKRKKAFRTKSEAERWMIDLKRQYSLRGRDPGERLSDLVNVWHELHGCTLKDKYRLPRTLAVVELLGNPIASSLTALDFSRFRMERLKTCTASTVNHEHRYIKSVFNELIRLGVWNEANPVANLRQLKVDEVELTFLSLDDCRLVLDECAASNNSHTLPVAKLCLATGARWDEAESITRAEVANGLVRFARTKNGKGRSVPIPADLQALILERGYPGGGRLFSSCRSAFRKAYERTGLHTPGQLTHILRHTFASHYMMQGGNILALQKILGHGDIKMTMRYSHLAPDHFATALTFSPLALLDKA
- a CDS encoding type II toxin-antitoxin system RelE/ParE family toxin, yielding MIKSFQHKGLRKLFETGSTAGVQAAHAKRLRLQLAALDTALSVDDMDIPGFRLHPLKGEQRGRWSIMVNGNWRLTFEFRDGNAYVLDYEDYH
- a CDS encoding type II toxin-antitoxin system VapC family toxin, yielding MILLDTNVLSELMRAKPAPEVLAWIDAQPTSQLFISSITVAEILYGIARMADGKRKQGLLDLATLMFDEDFAGRILSFDSDAAVHYAALAAESEAKGKVVDMADGQIAAIAALHDARVATRNVRHFDHLGVPVINPWEA
- a CDS encoding DNA-binding protein: MTTQHVNEPPFDVSFDLDGKRVIYLDCRNALMCSKEVYAAMLGVSVDTVIAWMQNGTVPSVKMGRPRVVNLAQIRTDLAKGKTIFSQGDYVDE
- the ychF gene encoding redox-regulated ATPase YchF, yielding MGFNCGIVGLPNVGKSTLFNALTKSGIAAENFPFCTIEPNSGIVPMPDPRLDALAEIVKPERVIPTTMEFVDIAGLVEGASKGEGLGNKFLANIRETDAIAHVVRCFQDDNVIHVANSVDPKRDIEIIDLELIFADLDSCEKQLQKVTRNAKGGDKEAVTQKGLLEKLIPHFTEGKPARTLMKTLSDDEKALVRGFHLLTSKPVMYIANVAEDGFENNPLLDVVQAIADAEGAPVVPVCNKIEAEIAELDDGEEKDMFLDALGLEEPGLNRVIRAGYELLNLQTYFTAGVKEVRAWTVKVGATAPQAAAVIHTDFEKGFIRAEVIAYNDFIQYKGEAGAKEAGKWRLEGKEYIVKDGDVMHFRFNV
- a CDS encoding HigA family addiction module antitoxin; its protein translation is MNMHNPPHPGEFINDIYLEPNGISGRELAVNLGVAPSTLSRVLKGTSRVTPEMALRLSVALGRSPESWLSMQDAYDLWNARQHVDLQHVGKLAFA